The Streptomyces cynarae genome contains a region encoding:
- a CDS encoding intradiol ring-cleavage dioxygenase: MTDSDLTRRRALRLGGAAVGAVLGLGTGACSSSHRHAPDAHKAPGAELCVLNPSVTQGPYHLADAPFRRDVTEGKEGVPLTVRLTVRDEPHACALLKDAAVEIWQCDAWGYHSGFPAVHPGGTAPAESHASGTAPTTYLRGFQTTGADGVVEFVTIFPGWYTGRAPHLHVKVHTGGKKTAGTYKGGRVNWTGQLFFPDGDADAVYAKAPYTQHTGTRTRLAHDPVYRGGGARDGLMTVTGDAETGLVATLTVGIDPTRENTGAGGAPTSSLPSSASTDGTPPPDSAASASRTPTSALTPRSPGPSAPAVPRTP, translated from the coding sequence ACCTCACCCGGCGGCGTGCGCTCAGGCTGGGCGGTGCCGCCGTGGGAGCCGTCCTGGGACTGGGGACCGGCGCCTGCTCGTCCTCCCACCGGCACGCTCCGGACGCCCACAAGGCACCCGGCGCGGAGCTGTGCGTGCTCAACCCGAGCGTCACGCAAGGGCCGTACCACCTGGCCGACGCGCCCTTCCGCAGGGACGTCACCGAGGGCAAGGAAGGGGTCCCGCTCACCGTACGGCTCACCGTGCGCGACGAGCCCCATGCCTGCGCGCTCCTGAAGGACGCGGCCGTCGAGATCTGGCAGTGCGACGCCTGGGGCTACCACTCCGGCTTCCCCGCCGTGCACCCGGGCGGCACGGCACCCGCCGAGAGCCACGCCAGCGGCACCGCCCCCACGACGTACCTGCGCGGCTTCCAGACGACCGGCGCCGACGGCGTCGTCGAGTTCGTGACGATCTTCCCCGGCTGGTACACGGGGCGCGCCCCGCACCTCCACGTCAAGGTGCACACCGGAGGCAAGAAGACCGCCGGCACCTACAAGGGCGGCAGGGTCAACTGGACCGGGCAGCTCTTCTTCCCCGACGGCGACGCCGACGCGGTGTACGCCAAGGCCCCGTACACCCAGCACACCGGCACCCGTACCCGGCTCGCGCACGACCCGGTCTACCGCGGTGGCGGCGCCAGGGACGGACTGATGACGGTCACCGGGGACGCCGAGACGGGCCTCGTCGCGACGCTGACCGTCGGCATCGACCCGACGCGGGAGAACACCGGAGCGGGCGGCGCGCCCACCTCCTCCCTGCCGAGCAGCGCGTCGACCGACGGCACGCCACCGCCGGACAGTGCGGCGAGCGCGTCCCGTACGCCCACCTCCGCCCTCACTCCGCGGAGCCCTGGCCCAAGCGCTCCAGCCGTACCGCGCACACCTTGA